Proteins from one Mycobacterium sp. SMC-2 genomic window:
- a CDS encoding SDR family oxidoreductase encodes MKLRGKVVVITGSGGGIGEACARRFAAEGAKVVVTDINSDGVKRVSDSIGTVGLAGDITAEDTVRAVAELARTTYGEIDIWFSNAGYAGPRLAGSIADDPLWDLSWRLHVMSHVYAVRQVLPSMLERGDGYLLQTASVVALTTHPDKAAYAVTKHAALAFSEWLAMTYRPKGIKVSCFCPGPMLTPMLMSDGIPADHPALRNVATPEEVAERLVGAIETERFLIVDSSMGLDSLTGKAADYERWVNDMTSLINS; translated from the coding sequence ATGAAGCTGCGCGGCAAGGTCGTGGTCATCACCGGATCGGGCGGCGGAATCGGCGAAGCATGTGCGCGGCGCTTCGCGGCAGAGGGCGCGAAAGTCGTTGTCACCGACATTAATTCCGACGGGGTCAAGCGCGTATCCGATTCGATCGGCACGGTTGGCCTGGCCGGCGACATCACCGCCGAAGATACGGTGCGTGCCGTCGCCGAGCTGGCCCGAACGACCTACGGCGAAATCGACATCTGGTTCAGCAACGCCGGCTATGCCGGACCGCGTCTCGCCGGCAGTATCGCCGACGACCCCTTGTGGGACCTCAGCTGGCGGCTCCACGTGATGTCCCACGTGTACGCGGTGCGGCAGGTGCTGCCGTCGATGCTCGAACGCGGCGATGGCTACCTGCTGCAAACGGCATCGGTCGTCGCGCTGACCACCCATCCCGATAAGGCCGCGTACGCCGTGACCAAGCATGCCGCCCTGGCTTTCTCGGAGTGGTTGGCGATGACCTACCGGCCCAAAGGAATCAAGGTTTCGTGCTTCTGTCCGGGCCCGATGCTCACCCCCATGCTGATGTCCGACGGCATACCCGCCGATCACCCGGCCCTGCGGAACGTCGCCACCCCGGAGGAGGTCGCCGAACGCCTGGTAGGCGCGATCGAGACCGAGCGGTTCCTCATCGTGGACTCCTCGATGGGGCTCGATTCCCTCACCGGCAAGGCCGCCGACTACGAACGGTGGGTCAACGATATGACCAGCCTCATAAATAGCTGA
- a CDS encoding acyl-CoA dehydrogenase family protein, producing MQLTFDADVEAFRAEFATFLDEHLPTESETQERPRSVSHMPSWARRWQRLLFDNGWLLPGQPPEFGGRNATILQQFVYLEELSRRRVYHSHNPQGVDIVAASLLSFGTDEQKHRWAVPILRAEITASLGMSEPSAGSDLASLRTRAVRDGDHFVVNGQKVWTSGAHDADVLLTFVRTDPDAPKHKGISALVIPTDTPGVVRRPFPHICAMDDLDFNEVFFTDVRVPAENLVGGLNEGWRVANGSLGHERTMMWLAQAERLENVIADFRPTTALERDQHATLLMDHQALRLLGSAALARAARGEQDTPALSVLKLLGSEAETRATEHALASAGVDGLIHPGTSGPYAHMNPDNYFASWFDRHARSFSATIAGGTSDIQRNIIAQRVLGLPQR from the coding sequence ATGCAGCTCACGTTTGACGCCGACGTCGAGGCATTCCGCGCCGAGTTCGCAACCTTTCTCGACGAGCACCTGCCCACCGAGTCCGAGACGCAGGAGCGACCGCGGTCGGTTTCGCACATGCCGTCGTGGGCGCGTCGCTGGCAGCGGCTGTTGTTCGACAACGGCTGGCTGCTGCCCGGCCAGCCGCCCGAGTTCGGCGGACGGAACGCGACCATCCTGCAGCAATTCGTGTACCTCGAGGAGCTGTCGCGCCGACGGGTCTACCACAGCCACAACCCGCAGGGTGTGGATATCGTTGCGGCGTCGCTGCTTTCGTTCGGCACCGATGAACAGAAGCACCGCTGGGCGGTGCCGATTCTGCGGGCGGAAATCACCGCCTCCCTGGGGATGAGCGAACCCAGCGCCGGCTCCGACCTCGCGTCGCTACGAACCCGCGCGGTGCGCGACGGCGACCACTTCGTGGTCAATGGCCAGAAGGTGTGGACCTCGGGCGCCCACGACGCCGATGTGTTACTGACGTTCGTGCGAACCGATCCCGATGCCCCAAAGCACAAGGGCATCAGCGCATTGGTGATCCCGACCGATACCCCGGGCGTCGTGCGGCGGCCATTCCCGCACATCTGCGCCATGGACGATCTGGATTTCAACGAGGTGTTCTTCACCGACGTGCGGGTCCCCGCCGAGAACCTAGTCGGTGGGCTCAACGAGGGCTGGCGAGTGGCCAACGGATCACTTGGACACGAACGCACGATGATGTGGCTGGCACAGGCCGAACGATTGGAAAACGTCATCGCCGACTTCCGCCCGACCACCGCGCTCGAGCGCGACCAGCACGCCACGTTGTTGATGGACCATCAGGCGCTGCGGCTGCTGGGTTCGGCGGCGCTGGCGCGCGCCGCGCGCGGTGAACAGGACACACCCGCGCTATCGGTGCTCAAACTGCTCGGCTCGGAAGCCGAAACGCGGGCGACAGAGCATGCCCTGGCATCCGCCGGCGTCGACGGGCTGATCCATCCCGGGACCTCGGGCCCCTACGCGCACATGAATCCCGATAATTATTTCGCCAGCTGGTTCGACCGGCACGCGCGCAGCTTCTCGGCCACCATTGCCGGCGGCACCTCGGACATCCAGCGCAACATCATCGCCCAACGCGTGCTGGGTCTGCCGCAACGTTAG
- a CDS encoding cytochrome P450: protein MTDGIVTDSGSKEHSYHYDRHTPEYRFEFEKITRELHEKCPVAWSDTYGGHWVASSSEAVFELARCPYISNDHDFNNERRGYQGITIPAKPIPIRAGILEMDPPEHRVYRSVLNPYLSPAAVKRWEPFIDEIVRAAIDEKIESGRIDFVDDLANVAPAVITLAMMGVPLDKWSMYSEPAHALVYTPDDSPEAPKVLEQNQQMAIDLMANVAEIRQAPRPGLINALIELRIDGEPAPDIEILGMLTLLIGGGFDTTTALTAHSLEWLGQNPDQRQRLIDERDTLLDPATEEFLRFYTPAPGDGRTFAEDVEINGIRFREGERLYISWAMANRDPAVFTEPNKIILDRKGNRHFGFGLGIHRCIGSNLGRTVFKSMLNAVLDRMPDYRCDPEGTVHYETIGVIQGMRHLPATFTPGRPLGPRLDETLAKLQKVCDEQELARPITERKESARID, encoded by the coding sequence GTGACCGACGGGATCGTTACCGACAGCGGCAGCAAAGAACACAGCTACCACTACGATCGGCACACCCCCGAGTACCGATTCGAGTTCGAGAAGATCACTCGGGAATTGCACGAGAAGTGCCCGGTGGCGTGGTCGGACACCTACGGCGGGCATTGGGTGGCCAGCAGCAGCGAGGCGGTGTTCGAACTGGCCCGCTGCCCCTACATCTCTAACGACCACGACTTCAACAACGAACGCCGGGGCTACCAGGGCATCACCATCCCGGCCAAGCCGATCCCGATCCGCGCGGGCATCCTGGAAATGGATCCACCCGAGCACCGCGTGTACCGCAGCGTGCTCAACCCTTATCTGTCCCCGGCGGCGGTCAAGCGCTGGGAGCCCTTCATCGACGAGATCGTGCGCGCTGCCATCGACGAGAAGATCGAGTCCGGGCGCATCGACTTCGTCGACGATCTGGCCAACGTCGCCCCGGCGGTGATCACCCTCGCCATGATGGGCGTCCCGCTCGACAAGTGGTCCATGTACAGCGAGCCCGCCCACGCCCTGGTCTACACCCCCGACGACTCCCCGGAAGCGCCCAAGGTGCTCGAGCAGAACCAACAGATGGCGATCGACCTGATGGCCAATGTCGCCGAGATCCGTCAGGCGCCCCGTCCCGGGCTGATCAACGCCCTCATCGAGTTGCGCATCGACGGCGAGCCCGCGCCCGACATCGAGATCCTGGGCATGCTCACGCTGCTCATCGGCGGCGGGTTCGACACCACGACGGCGTTGACCGCGCACTCGCTGGAGTGGCTGGGCCAAAACCCCGATCAGCGTCAGCGCCTGATCGACGAGCGCGACACCCTGCTGGACCCGGCCACCGAGGAGTTCTTGCGCTTCTACACCCCCGCCCCCGGCGACGGGCGCACCTTCGCCGAAGACGTCGAGATCAACGGCATCCGGTTCAGGGAGGGTGAACGGCTCTACATCTCCTGGGCCATGGCCAACCGCGATCCGGCCGTGTTCACCGAGCCCAACAAGATCATCCTCGACCGAAAAGGCAACCGTCACTTCGGCTTCGGCCTCGGCATCCACCGGTGCATCGGATCCAATCTGGGGCGCACGGTGTTCAAGTCGATGCTCAACGCGGTGCTGGACCGCATGCCCGACTACCGCTGCGATCCCGAGGGCACCGTGCACTACGAGACCATCGGCGTCATCCAGGGTATGCGGCACCTGCCTGCCACCTTCACCCCCGGCCGGCCCCTGGGCCCGCGCCTGGACGAGACCCTGGCCAAGCTCCAAAAGGTCTGCGACGAACAGGAACTGGCCCGACCCATCACCGAACGCAAAGAATCCGCGCGGATCGACTAG
- a CDS encoding nuclear transport factor 2 family protein, translated as MPMTFRRKVDIVTDYLSKIGSLDFDAAGQHLADDAVMMVPFAPSVEAVPPLVGKGAILDQMRGVMQEAFVRMDFTIDEWYDVSDSDALVAEYHSVCPLKGPRGQRGEYRNSYVGVFRFADDKITLHKEYFNPIELTALAAPGGE; from the coding sequence ATGCCGATGACGTTTCGACGCAAGGTCGACATTGTGACCGACTACCTGAGCAAGATCGGTTCGCTCGATTTCGACGCTGCCGGGCAGCACCTGGCCGACGATGCGGTGATGATGGTGCCGTTCGCACCGTCCGTGGAAGCGGTGCCCCCGTTGGTGGGCAAGGGGGCAATCCTCGACCAGATGCGCGGTGTGATGCAGGAGGCATTCGTGCGCATGGACTTCACGATCGACGAGTGGTACGACGTCAGCGATTCCGATGCGCTCGTCGCCGAGTACCACAGCGTCTGCCCACTAAAGGGCCCGCGAGGGCAGCGAGGGGAATACCGGAACTCCTACGTCGGCGTGTTTCGCTTCGCCGACGACAAGATCACCCTGCACAAGGAGTACTTCAACCCGATCGAGTTGACCGCCCTCGCGGCGCCCGGCGGGGAGTAG
- a CDS encoding aldehyde dehydrogenase family protein — translation MPAQDTTAAKLTDEHGTGGGSRPDVDRRMLIDGRLVAAEGGESFPSLNPANGSIVGYAPDGTVTDAQAAIAAARRAFDTTSWSTDVEFRIRCLDQLHKALLEHSEELRELTIAEVGATRSLTEGPHLDGPISIARYYADLLMTYPMTEDLGDIEYLGQRNLRWVEKEAAGVVGAIIAYNYPNQLALAKLVPALAAGCTVVLKGAPDTSLITLALGEVIAEHTDIPPGVVNVLSSQDPAVGAALTTSADVDLVTFTGSTATGRAIMAAASDTVKRVFLELGGKSALIVLDDADFATAAMMAAFMITSHAGQGCSLPTRMLVPRAHHDELVELVKGNFAMIAYGDPGDPGTYMGPLISERQRDKVDGMVQRAVAAGATLVTGGNKVGPGFFYEPTLLTNVDPDSEIAQDEVFGPVLVVIAYDDDDDAVRIANNSIFGLSGAVIGGHDRAVAVGRRIRTGTLSINGGNYSAPDSPFGGYKQSGIGREMGVAGLEEFLERKTFAAVVG, via the coding sequence ATGCCAGCGCAAGACACGACTGCCGCGAAGCTAACCGATGAGCATGGCACGGGCGGCGGTTCCCGGCCGGATGTCGACCGGCGGATGCTGATCGACGGGCGGTTGGTCGCCGCGGAGGGCGGCGAGAGTTTTCCGTCGTTGAACCCCGCAAACGGCAGCATCGTCGGTTATGCGCCCGACGGGACGGTGACCGACGCCCAAGCCGCGATCGCGGCGGCGCGGCGTGCGTTCGACACCACCAGCTGGTCGACCGATGTCGAGTTCCGCATCAGGTGTCTCGACCAGTTACACAAGGCGCTGCTCGAGCACAGCGAGGAGTTGCGAGAGCTGACCATCGCCGAAGTCGGGGCCACCCGCTCGCTGACCGAAGGGCCACACCTCGACGGGCCGATCAGCATCGCGCGCTACTACGCCGACTTGCTGATGACCTACCCGATGACCGAGGACCTCGGCGATATCGAATACCTGGGACAGCGGAATCTCCGCTGGGTAGAGAAAGAGGCCGCGGGGGTCGTCGGGGCGATCATCGCCTACAACTACCCGAACCAGCTGGCACTGGCCAAGCTGGTCCCGGCGCTGGCCGCCGGCTGCACCGTGGTGCTCAAAGGCGCCCCCGACACGTCGTTGATCACGCTGGCCCTCGGCGAGGTGATCGCCGAGCACACCGACATCCCGCCGGGTGTGGTAAACGTGCTCAGCTCACAGGATCCCGCCGTCGGGGCGGCGCTGACCACCAGCGCCGACGTCGACCTGGTAACCTTCACCGGCTCCACCGCAACCGGTCGCGCCATCATGGCCGCGGCCAGCGACACGGTCAAGCGGGTCTTCCTGGAGCTGGGCGGCAAGTCGGCGCTGATCGTGCTGGACGACGCGGACTTCGCCACCGCCGCGATGATGGCCGCCTTCATGATCACATCCCATGCGGGCCAAGGCTGTTCGCTTCCCACGCGGATGCTGGTGCCACGCGCGCATCACGACGAGCTGGTCGAGCTGGTCAAAGGCAACTTCGCGATGATCGCCTACGGCGACCCGGGCGATCCCGGCACCTACATGGGACCTCTGATCAGTGAGCGTCAGCGCGACAAAGTCGACGGCATGGTGCAGCGCGCCGTCGCCGCCGGCGCCACGCTGGTCACCGGTGGCAACAAGGTGGGCCCGGGCTTCTTCTATGAGCCGACTCTGCTCACCAACGTCGACCCGGACAGCGAGATCGCGCAGGACGAGGTGTTCGGTCCGGTTCTGGTCGTCATTGCCTACGACGATGACGACGACGCCGTGCGTATCGCCAACAACTCGATCTTCGGTCTGTCCGGTGCGGTGATCGGCGGCCATGACCGCGCCGTCGCAGTGGGGCGCCGCATCCGCACCGGCACACTATCGATCAACGGCGGCAACTACTCGGCACCGGACAGTCCGTTCGGCGGCTACAAGCAGTCCGGTATCGGCCGGGAGATGGGCGTCGCCGGGCTCGAGGAATTCCTGGAGCGCAAGACCTTCGCCGCGGTGGTCGGATGA
- a CDS encoding Zn-ribbon domain-containing OB-fold protein yields MTQTVVRAQADPRPVPAPDDVTRFYWAAAADHRLVLQRCRACHQMQYPPEICCAHCQAEQFDAVETTGRGVIYSYSVVDRPLHAGFVDALPYVVALVELDDQPALRILTNLVDVPAGTELACGLPVEVVFEERDSVTLPQFRLLRTTS; encoded by the coding sequence GTGACTCAGACAGTCGTGCGGGCACAAGCCGACCCGCGTCCGGTGCCCGCACCCGATGATGTCACCCGCTTCTACTGGGCGGCGGCCGCCGACCATCGACTTGTCCTGCAGCGCTGCCGCGCCTGCCATCAAATGCAGTACCCTCCCGAGATCTGCTGCGCGCATTGCCAGGCCGAGCAGTTCGATGCGGTCGAGACCACCGGTCGAGGCGTGATCTACTCCTATTCGGTGGTGGATCGGCCGTTGCACGCCGGATTCGTCGATGCCCTGCCCTACGTGGTGGCTCTTGTCGAGCTGGACGACCAACCCGCGCTTCGGATCCTTACCAACCTCGTCGATGTGCCGGCGGGCACTGAGTTGGCCTGCGGGCTGCCCGTCGAGGTCGTTTTCGAAGAGCGCGACTCGGTCACGTTGCCGCAGTTTCGGTTGCTCAGGACCACCTCGTGA
- a CDS encoding FadR/GntR family transcriptional regulator gives MTESPHTNHKRRADDAVWRAMPRRNTQKVSHLLAADLRRQILNGQLATDQQLPSEADLTARLRISRETLREALRILESQQLVEVRRGRGGGAVVRRPGLESVGRYVALLLQLRKTTLAHLEEARSVIEPPAAEQVAIRAGYDDLDHLVTLHDAERAAEGDPLSFVSAMSAFDQAVTELSGNRTLGVVAGVFRDIYAGQVYSAIGNDNSVAAERIARRVVVSHSAFLDAARRHDASLAHKTWSDYLFTTSRMLVSRNVRRQPIDMAPLWRAQAGRADGEPTPRRAVVVASEIRSRIAEGGLREGDRLPPLAELADEFGISRPTLREALRILEMEFLLDLRTGDRGGATIRTPSTRVAAQLAGIVLEARQTTFADFVRAVRAVVPAIMGLVASRISSKQLKVLANFEAELAASIDDAAHYVTTWFDAEMNAFSAVKNPALTVAAEILQWVRAGVEPTLTADAKGWPGVHASNRNAQALFAKFVSAAAEHDSARATRIWTECLTSFTPWIEESELGGRLVLELMD, from the coding sequence ATGACCGAGTCACCTCATACCAACCACAAGCGCCGCGCCGACGACGCCGTCTGGCGTGCCATGCCCCGGCGCAACACTCAAAAGGTCTCCCACTTGCTGGCCGCCGACCTGCGGCGTCAGATCCTCAATGGGCAACTCGCCACCGACCAGCAGCTGCCGTCCGAGGCCGACCTCACCGCCCGGCTGCGGATCTCCCGGGAGACGCTGCGCGAGGCGCTGAGAATCCTCGAGTCACAGCAACTGGTGGAGGTCAGGCGCGGTCGTGGCGGCGGCGCGGTCGTGCGGCGCCCGGGCCTGGAGTCGGTGGGCCGCTACGTGGCGCTGCTGCTGCAGCTTCGCAAGACGACGCTGGCCCACCTGGAAGAGGCCCGATCGGTGATCGAGCCCCCAGCCGCAGAACAGGTGGCCATTCGGGCCGGATACGACGACCTCGATCACCTCGTCACCCTGCATGATGCCGAGCGGGCAGCAGAGGGTGACCCGCTGTCGTTCGTCAGCGCAATGTCGGCCTTCGACCAGGCGGTCACCGAGTTGTCGGGTAACCGCACCCTCGGCGTCGTCGCCGGTGTGTTCCGCGACATCTACGCCGGGCAGGTCTACTCGGCGATTGGTAACGACAATTCGGTGGCGGCCGAGCGCATTGCCCGGCGGGTGGTGGTCAGCCACAGCGCGTTCCTCGATGCCGCCCGCCGCCACGACGCGTCGCTGGCCCACAAGACTTGGAGCGATTACCTATTCACCACCAGCCGAATGCTGGTGAGCCGCAACGTCAGACGCCAACCCATCGACATGGCACCGCTGTGGCGAGCACAGGCCGGTCGGGCCGATGGCGAGCCGACACCGCGGCGGGCCGTCGTGGTGGCATCCGAGATCCGCTCACGCATAGCCGAAGGTGGCCTTCGCGAGGGCGACCGACTGCCACCGCTGGCCGAGCTGGCCGACGAGTTCGGCATCTCCCGGCCGACACTGCGCGAAGCGCTGCGGATCCTGGAGATGGAGTTCCTGCTCGACCTCCGCACCGGGGACCGCGGCGGAGCCACCATCCGCACCCCCTCCACCCGGGTGGCGGCACAGCTGGCCGGCATCGTGCTGGAGGCGCGCCAAACCACTTTTGCGGATTTCGTCCGGGCAGTGCGGGCGGTCGTACCCGCGATCATGGGCCTCGTCGCGTCGCGAATCAGTTCCAAGCAGCTTAAGGTTCTCGCCAACTTCGAGGCCGAATTGGCCGCCAGCATCGATGACGCCGCGCACTATGTCACGACATGGTTTGACGCCGAGATGAACGCGTTCTCTGCGGTCAAGAACCCCGCGCTGACCGTCGCCGCCGAAATCCTGCAATGGGTTCGTGCCGGCGTGGAGCCCACGCTCACCGCCGACGCGAAGGGCTGGCCCGGGGTGCACGCGAGCAACCGCAATGCCCAAGCCCTCTTCGCGAAGTTCGTCTCGGCCGCCGCCGAGCACGACTCGGCTCGTGCTACCCGGATCTGGACCGAATGCTTGACCTCCTTCACGCCGTGGATCGAAGAGTCGGAGCTGGGTGGTCGGCTAGTGCTGGAGCTGATGGATTGA
- a CDS encoding acyl-CoA dehydrogenase family protein, translated as MLLEFDADQRLWRDTVRDAVAKQCPPSLVRAVAEQGLDPMPLWKVYVEAGWTELTDPANAVELAIVLEELGRATDPTPYLATMTQFAPLVGDRHDPQQPGAAVYDGVTAHRDADGWVLHGTGRHVLDGDRVQQLAVVTAAGVFVIAAERVVTRRNSAFDPVLHVADVTFAGVRVSDADRLPSDPASCHDLALTGMAMTMVGACQRVLDLALLHVRDRRQFGVPIGSFQAVQHKMADMHVAIERARVLSYFAALTISADDPRQRLAAAMAKASAGECQSLVFRHGLQSFGAMGFTWENDLQFALKRAKAGELMLGGAAEHRAMIAEEWHAAHV; from the coding sequence ATGCTACTGGAGTTCGATGCCGACCAGCGGCTGTGGCGGGACACCGTGCGCGATGCGGTGGCCAAGCAGTGCCCTCCGAGCCTGGTGCGCGCCGTCGCCGAACAGGGCCTCGATCCGATGCCGCTCTGGAAGGTCTACGTCGAAGCCGGGTGGACGGAGTTGACCGACCCGGCCAACGCGGTCGAGCTCGCCATCGTGCTAGAGGAACTCGGCCGCGCGACGGACCCCACTCCGTATCTGGCCACGATGACCCAGTTCGCCCCGCTGGTCGGCGACCGGCACGACCCGCAGCAGCCGGGCGCGGCCGTCTATGACGGGGTGACGGCCCATCGTGACGCCGACGGCTGGGTGCTCCATGGAACGGGGCGGCACGTTCTCGACGGTGATCGGGTGCAGCAGCTGGCGGTCGTGACCGCCGCCGGTGTGTTCGTGATCGCCGCCGAAAGAGTCGTCACCAGAAGGAATTCCGCCTTCGATCCCGTGTTGCACGTGGCTGACGTGACGTTTGCGGGCGTGCGCGTGTCCGATGCCGATCGGCTGCCCAGCGACCCCGCGAGCTGCCATGACCTCGCGCTGACCGGCATGGCGATGACAATGGTCGGGGCGTGCCAGCGTGTGCTGGACCTAGCGCTGTTGCATGTCCGGGATCGTCGTCAGTTCGGCGTGCCGATCGGTTCATTCCAAGCCGTCCAGCACAAGATGGCCGACATGCACGTGGCCATCGAGCGGGCCCGTGTGCTTTCCTACTTTGCCGCGCTGACGATCTCCGCCGACGACCCCCGGCAACGATTGGCAGCGGCGATGGCCAAGGCGTCCGCCGGCGAATGCCAATCCCTGGTTTTCCGTCACGGCCTGCAGTCGTTCGGCGCAATGGGTTTCACTTGGGAGAACGACCTGCAGTTCGCGCTCAAGCGGGCCAAGGCCGGCGAGTTGATGCTCGGCGGGGCGGCCGAGCATCGGGCCATGATTGCCGAGGAGTGGCATGCAGCTCACGTTTGA
- a CDS encoding thiolase C-terminal domain-containing protein — protein sequence MSTLARDVAIVGVGYSELSRTGEPHPNALALAAAKSALSDAGVTKTDIDGIFEYKFGPESPGAQDMARLLGVPDLAAFADIFPSGPSGVAGALAGVMAVASGACETVLVFRCLTRAAGHQGGVASGPAAVGGRDQFLTPYGYLGGILVLLGLKKQRWMAEYGRPEEDFGRIAVNARRWSALNPRAVMRDELTMDDYLSSRMVADPLRVLDCDYPVNGAVATVITTAERAADLRQRPVLVDAMAYGTGRGADWIFDCDFLYGGAIDCASRLWQRSSVTVGDVDIAQVYDGFTPVTVAWIEALGACGRGEFGDWVGDGSRLGPGGDFPLNTAGGQLAEGRLHGIGFLNEAVLQLRGQCGDRQVPDARVAVVTSGVYPQCGAMVLTGA from the coding sequence GTGAGCACGCTGGCGCGCGACGTCGCCATTGTGGGAGTGGGCTATTCCGAGCTGAGCCGGACGGGCGAGCCCCATCCCAACGCACTGGCCCTGGCCGCGGCGAAGAGCGCGCTGTCGGACGCCGGGGTGACGAAAACGGACATCGACGGAATTTTCGAGTACAAGTTCGGGCCGGAGTCGCCCGGTGCGCAGGACATGGCGCGCCTGCTCGGGGTTCCCGACCTGGCTGCCTTCGCCGATATCTTCCCCAGCGGCCCGTCGGGCGTGGCCGGCGCGCTGGCCGGGGTGATGGCCGTGGCGTCGGGCGCCTGCGAAACCGTGCTGGTCTTCAGGTGCCTTACCCGCGCCGCGGGCCACCAGGGCGGCGTGGCCAGTGGCCCGGCCGCGGTAGGCGGACGCGATCAGTTTCTCACCCCCTACGGGTATCTCGGCGGCATCCTGGTATTGCTGGGCTTGAAGAAACAGCGGTGGATGGCCGAATACGGGCGCCCCGAGGAGGATTTCGGCCGCATCGCCGTCAATGCGCGGCGATGGTCGGCACTCAACCCCCGCGCCGTGATGCGCGACGAGTTGACGATGGACGACTACCTATCGTCGCGGATGGTCGCCGACCCGCTGCGGGTCCTCGATTGCGACTATCCCGTCAACGGGGCGGTTGCCACCGTCATCACCACCGCCGAACGCGCAGCCGATCTGCGTCAGCGCCCGGTACTCGTCGACGCCATGGCCTACGGCACCGGTAGGGGCGCGGATTGGATCTTCGACTGCGACTTCCTGTACGGAGGAGCGATCGACTGCGCGAGCCGGCTGTGGCAACGATCTTCCGTCACGGTGGGCGACGTTGATATCGCCCAGGTCTACGACGGTTTCACACCCGTGACCGTCGCCTGGATCGAGGCGCTCGGCGCCTGTGGGCGAGGCGAATTCGGCGACTGGGTGGGTGACGGCAGCCGCCTCGGTCCCGGCGGCGACTTCCCGCTCAACACCGCGGGCGGACAGCTCGCCGAGGGCCGGCTGCACGGCATCGGCTTCCTCAACGAGGCGGTGCTGCAGCTCAGAGGGCAGTGCGGGGATCGGCAGGTTCCGGACGCGCGAGTGGCGGTCGTGACAAGCGGGGTGTACCCGCAATGCGGTGCAATGGTATTGACTGGGGCATGA
- a CDS encoding amidohydrolase family protein, with protein MNVDDMVLVSVDDHVIEPAHMFEGRVPQRYEDTAPRFVRRDDGTMAWRYEGQEILNTALNAVAGRPPSEFGMEPTCIEEIRTGCYDIHGRIKDMNANGVLGSMCFPSFPRFCGQLFADTADKGQAAAMVRAYNDWHIDEWAGTYPGRIIPLALPMMWDPVATAAEVRRLAKQGCHAVTFSSSPYDLGLPTFYSEHWDPFWAACADEGTVVCMHLGSNSRPPTTSPDAPIELVYTLSPISLMATAGDLLWSPIFRKFPTLHVALSEGGIGWLPYFFERVDYIYRHTKHWSGMDLGDRLPSEIFSEHVILCFIDDAVGIENRHRLNIDNITWECDYPHSDSTWPVAPETLMMSLSGVPDDEINKITHLNAIRHFSYDPFAHIPRERATVAALREQAVGWDISVKSVKHLRPETASTARAF; from the coding sequence ATGAACGTTGACGACATGGTCCTGGTGAGCGTCGATGACCACGTCATCGAACCGGCACACATGTTCGAGGGCCGCGTCCCGCAGAGGTACGAGGACACGGCGCCGCGTTTCGTTCGTCGCGACGACGGGACGATGGCCTGGCGCTACGAGGGACAGGAGATCCTCAACACGGCGCTCAACGCGGTCGCGGGACGCCCGCCCTCGGAGTTCGGGATGGAACCCACCTGCATCGAAGAGATCCGGACCGGCTGCTACGACATTCACGGCCGCATCAAGGACATGAATGCCAACGGCGTGCTGGGCTCGATGTGCTTCCCTTCTTTTCCCCGGTTCTGCGGCCAGTTGTTTGCCGACACCGCCGACAAGGGTCAGGCCGCCGCGATGGTCCGCGCCTACAACGACTGGCACATCGACGAATGGGCGGGCACCTACCCGGGCCGGATCATCCCGCTTGCGCTGCCGATGATGTGGGATCCGGTGGCCACAGCGGCGGAGGTGCGCCGGTTGGCGAAGCAGGGCTGCCATGCGGTGACATTCTCTTCCAGCCCTTACGATCTCGGCCTGCCCACCTTCTATTCCGAGCATTGGGACCCGTTCTGGGCGGCCTGCGCCGACGAAGGCACCGTGGTGTGCATGCATCTCGGGTCGAATTCGCGTCCACCGACGACGTCTCCAGACGCGCCCATCGAGCTGGTCTACACGTTGTCGCCGATAAGCCTGATGGCTACGGCGGGAGATCTGTTGTGGAGCCCGATCTTCCGGAAGTTCCCCACGCTGCACGTGGCGCTTTCCGAGGGCGGTATCGGCTGGTTGCCCTACTTCTTCGAGCGTGTCGACTACATCTACCGCCACACCAAGCACTGGAGCGGTATGGATCTGGGTGACCGCCTGCCCTCGGAGATCTTCTCCGAACACGTGATCCTGTGTTTCATCGACGACGCGGTGGGCATCGAGAACCGCCACCGTCTCAACATCGACAACATCACCTGGGAGTGCGACTACCCACACTCGGACTCCACCTGGCCCGTCGCGCCGGAGACACTGATGATGTCGCTGAGCGGCGTGCCGGACGACGAAATAAACAAGATCACCCACCTCAATGCGATACGGCACTTCTCGTACGACCCGTTCGCCCACATCCCGCGGGAGCGCGCGACCGTGGCGGCGCTGCGCGAGCAGGCCGTCGGCTGGGACATCAGCGTGAAGTCGGTAAAGCACCTCCGGCCGGAAACCGCGAGCACGGCAAGGGCCTTCTGA